The following coding sequences are from one Clarias gariepinus isolate MV-2021 ecotype Netherlands chromosome 19, CGAR_prim_01v2, whole genome shotgun sequence window:
- the setb gene encoding SET nuclear proto-oncogene b translates to MSASAAKVSRKEQNSNHDGADETSEKEQQEAIEHIDEVQNEIDRLNEQASEEILKVEQKYNKLRQPFFQKRSELIAKIPNFWVTTFVNHPQVSALLGEEDEEALHYLTRVEVTEFEDIKSGYRIDFYFDENPYFENKVLSKEFHLNESGDPSSKSTEIKWKAGKDLTKRAGQTQNKAGKKRQHEEPESFFTWFTDHSDAGADELGEVIKDDIWPNPLQYYLVPDMDDEEGEGEDEDDEEEEEGLEDIDEEGDEDEGEEDEEEDEGEDGEDDGEDD, encoded by the exons ATGTCGGCCTCGGCGGCGAAAGTGAGCAGGAAGGAGCAGAACTCGAATCATGACGGAGCGGACGAGACCTCGG AAAAAGAGCAGCAGGAGGCTATCGAACACATCGATGAAGTACAGAATGAAATCGACAG ATTGAATGAACAAGCAAGTGAGGAAATCCTAAAAGTAGAGCAGAAGTACAATAAGCTACGCCAGCCGTTTTTCCAGAAGCGATCAGAACTCATAGCCAAAATCCCGAACTTCTGGGTCACAACATTCGTCAACCATCCACAAG TTTCAGCTCTGCTTGGTGAGGAGGATGAAGAAGCCCTTCATTACTTGACCAGGGTGGAGGTCACAGAGTTTGAGGACATCAAATCGGGTTACAGAATAGATTTT TACTTTGATGAAAATCCATACTTTGAAAACAAGGTCCTGTCAAAAGAGTTCCACTTGAACGAAAGTGGTGACCCATCCTCAAAATCCACCGAGATTAAGTGGAAGGCTGGAAAG GACTTGACCAAGAGGGCGGGCCAGACACAGAACAAGGCTGGCAAAAAAAGGCAACATGAGGAGCCAGAGAGTTTCTTCACCTGGTTCACTGATCACTCGGATGCTGGGGCTGATGAACTTGGTGAAGTGATCAAGGACGACATCTGGCCCAATCCTCTGCAGTATTACCTG gTCCCAGACATGGATGACGAGGAAGGTGAGGGTgaagatgaggatgatgaagaggaggaagaaggtTTGGAAGATATTGATGAGGAAGGGGATGAGGATGAGGGagaggaagatgaggaggaagatgagGGAGAGGATGGAGAG GATGATGGTGAGGATGACTAA